From Caloenas nicobarica isolate bCalNic1 chromosome 18, bCalNic1.hap1, whole genome shotgun sequence, a single genomic window includes:
- the GALK1 gene encoding galactokinase has protein sequence MAEAAELGSARLLAAARREHEAAFGGAAVLAAWAPGRVNLIGEHTDYNRGFVLPMALQLGTVLVGSPTKDGTISIITTSADADEPRRVQFPAPSQSSPLSPGQPRWANYVKGVIQHYKGGPMPGFSAVIASDIPLGGGLSSSAALEVATYTFLQQLCPDDGDLVAKALLCQKAEHTFASMPCGIMDQFISVMGKEGHALLIDCRSLETVLVPLTDASLAVLITNSNVRHTLTGSEYPTRRRQCEEAAAALGKESLRDATMAELEAAKSRLGEEVYRRARHVIGEIARTDQAAQALKNRDYKTFGKLMVESHNSLRDDYEVSCPELDELVAAALEVKGVYGSRMTGGGFGGCTVTLLEAGAAEEAQRHIQEKYSRTATFYLTKPSEGAKVLPL, from the exons aTGGCGGAGGCGGCGGAGCTCGGGTCGGCCCGGCTGCTGGCGGCCGCCCGCCGGGAGCACGAAGCGGCTTTCGGGGGAGCGGCGGTGCTGGCGGCGTGGGCCCCCGGCAGGGTTAACCTCATCGGCGAGCACACCGACTACAACCGCGGCTTCGTGCTGCCCATG gccctgcagctggggacggTGCTGGTGGGATCCCCCACGAAGGACGGGACCATCTCCATCATCACCACCTCGGCAGACGCGGACGAGCCCCGCAGGGTGCAGTTCCCGGCTCCCAGCCAAAGCAGCCCCTTAAGCCCGGGGCAGCCGCGCTGGGCCAACTACGTCAAGGGCGTCATCCAGCACTACAAGG GTGGTCCCATGCCAGGATTCAGCGCTGTGATAGCCAGTGACATCCCCCTGGGTGGGGGCCTCTCCAGCTCGGCCGCCCTGGAGGTGGCTACTTACAccttcctccagcagctctgtcccG aTGACGGTGATTTGGTAGCCAAGGCGCTGCTGTGCCAGAAAGCGGAGCACACGTTTGCCAGCATGCCCTGCGGGATCATGGACCAGTTCATATCCGTGATGGGCAAGGAAGGCCACGCGCTGCTCATCGACTGCAG GTCCCTGGAGACTGTCCTTGTCCCACTGACCGATGCCAGCTTGGCTGTTCTCATCACCAACTCCAACGTGCGGCACACGCTGACGGGCAGCGAGTACCCCACACGCCGGCGGCAGTGCGAGGAGGCAGCGGCGGCGCTTGGCAAGGAGAGCCTGCGAGATGCCACCATGGCTGAGCTGGAAG CGGCCAAGAGCCGGCTGGGTGAGGAGGTGTACCGGCGGGCCAGGCACGTCATCGGCGAGATAGCACGGACAGACCAGGCAGCGCAAGCACTGAAGAACAGGGACTACAAGACATTTGGGAAGCTGATGGTGGAGAGTCACAACTCCCTCAG GGATGACTATGAAGTGAGCTGCCCGGAGCTGGACGAGCTGGTAGCAGCAGCCCTGGAGGTCAAGGGGGTTTACGGCAGCAGGATGACCGGGGGAGGCTTTGGAGGCTGCACGGTGACATTGCTggaggctggggctgcagaggaggccCAGCGCCACATCCAG GAGAAATACAGCCGCACAGCCACCTTCTACCTCACCAAACCCTCCGAAGGGGCGAAGGTGCTGCCCCTGTAG